A genomic window from Plutella xylostella chromosome 23, ilPluXylo3.1, whole genome shotgun sequence includes:
- the LOC105385147 gene encoding uncharacterized protein LOC105385147, with translation MDKLESIVQIPSVTNMIPSVLEDSPRSLEDAMSRICPLCQSEVRLFFINFNYKMLMCENTECDFPFGYEDLQFVKEDGGALTHNDFDNASIISHSRTQTPSCSVVSHSAWSEIERINRAYDSEDSQPFEQKALDPTEFIASLQINVEPKQDKKKMDLKKNLEKLKELNLKMRPRNQRRRITNKNFVKEIINLKGERTLLKPEEAGLFIKAPNEADPKVEFQITTAEGSMPVIKVDLAGTNKPDPV, from the exons ATGGATAAATTGGAATCTATTGTCCAGATCCCATCGGTCacaaat ATGATACCTTCAGTATTAGAAGATAGTCCACGGAGCTTAGAAGATGCTATGTCTAGA ATCTGTCCTCTGTGCCAGTCTGAAGTGAGGTTATTCTTTATCAACTTCAACTACAAGATGCTGATGTGTGAGAACACAGAGTGTGATTTCCCGTTCGGTTACGAGGACCTGCAGTTCGTGAAGGAGGATGGCGGCGCTCTCACACACAATGACTTTGATAATGCCAGCATCATCAGCCACAGTCGGACTCAAACACCATCCTGCTCAGTTGTATCACACTCGGCATGGTCTGAGATAGAGAGAATCAACCGAGCATATGACTCAGAAGACAGTCAACCCTTTGAACAAAAGGCACTCGACCCAACAGAGTTTATTGCATCTCTCCAAATCAATGTAGAACCAAAACAAGACAAAAAGAAAATGGACCTCAAGAAAAACTTGGAGAAACTTAAAGAGCTGAATTTAAAAATGAGGCCACGCAACCAGCGCCGTAGAATCACCAACAAGAATTTTGTGAAAGAAATCATTAACTTGAAGGGTGAAAGAACTCTTCTGAAGCCTGAAGAAGCTGGATTATTCATAAAAGCACCAAATGAAGCTGATCCCAAAGTTGAGTTCCAAATAACTACAGCTGAGGGTAGCATGCCAGTTATAAAGGTAGATTTAGCAGGAACTAACAAACCAGATCCAGTTTAA
- the LOC105389566 gene encoding circadian clock-controlled protein daywake: protein MLRVWLACAALVVSAEGGLAPFITPCRQADSECLKSSTQKAVPVLAGGVPALGLPPLDPMLVERVKASQAGLIMDFRNTTVKGLRNCAVEHARRQTHKLNLEIKCSVTLNGDYKLAGKLLILPIEGEGKYKIRIRDIVVKILLNMDTVDSRGAKHWKITDWKHSSDVKTGAEFQFQNLFNGNKQLSDSIHQFANGNWKDITHEVAPPIVKAIVTRIVDDTQKFFMAVPANQLALD, encoded by the exons ATGCTGAGAGTGTGGCTCGCCTGTGCCGCGCTGGTCGTGAGTGCTGAGGGTGGACTGG CCCCTTTCATCACCCCATGCCGTCAAGCCGACAGTGAGTGCCTGAAGTCTTCGACCCAGAAGGCGGTGCCGGTGCTAGCGGGGGGTGTCCCCGCGCTCGGGCTGCCCCCCCTCGACCCCATGCTGGTGGAGCGGGTGAAGGCCAGCCAGGCCGGGTTAATTATGGACTTCAGGAACACGACGGTCAAGGGGTTAAGGAACTGCGCGGTGGAACATGCGAG GCGGCAGACACACAAGTTGAACCTTGAGATCAAGTGCTCCGTGACTTTGAATGGAGACTACAAATTGGCTGGAAAACTTCTTATTTTGCCGATAGAAGGTGAaggaaaatacaaaataagaaTCC GTGACATCGTAGTGAAGATACTATTAAACATGGACACCGTGGACTCCCGTGGCGCGAAGCACTGGAAGATCACGGATTGGAAACACTCATCCGACGTGAAGACTGGAGCCGAGTTCCAGTTCCAGAACTTGTTCAACGGGAACAAACAGTTGT CGGACAGCATCCACCAGTTCGCCAACGGCAACTGGAAGGACATCACGCACGAGGTGGCGCCCCCCATCGTGAAGGCCATCGTGACCCGCATCGTGGATGATACGCAGAAGTTCTTCATGGCTGTGCCGGCCAACCAGCTCGCTTTAGACTAG
- the LOC105385148 gene encoding superoxide dismutase [Cu-Zn], protein MAKAVCVLKGDVSGSIFFEQSNATAPVTVSGEITGLSKGKHGFHIHEFGDNTNGCTSAGAHFNPLQQTHGAPSDAVRHVGDLGNVESDGGVTKVCIQDKQISLTGAHSIVGRTLVVHADPDDLGAGGHELSKTTGNAGARIACGVIGLAKA, encoded by the exons ATGGCTAAAGCTGTCTGTGTTCTTAAGGGTGATGTCAGCGGCAGCATTTTCTTCGAGCAAAGT AATGCGACTGCCCCCGTGACTGTGTCCGGAGAGATCACCGGACTCTCCAAG GGCAAGCACGGCTTCCACATCCACGAGTTCGGGGACAACACCAACGGCTGCACCTCCGCCGGCGCGCACTTCAACCCGCTGCAGCAGACACACGGCGCGCCCAGCGACGCCGTCCGCCATGTCGGAGACTTGGGCAATGTGGAGAGCGATGGAGGCGTGACTAAG GTGTGCATCCAAGACAAGCAGATCTCCCTCACAGGAGCGCACAGCATCGTGGGCCGCACGCTGGTGGTGCACGCGGACCCCGACGACCTCGGCGCGGGAGGCCACGAGCTCAGCAAGACCACGGGCAACGCGGGCGCGCGCATCGCCTGCGGGGTCATTGGACTGGCTAAGGCTTAG
- the LOC105385174 gene encoding circadian clock-controlled protein daywake, producing MLRYLCFLAAVLGAKSASAPFIQQCKTDDNACLLASANAAVPFIAPGIPELQIGSLDPLLLPLVEGDQNGLKLTFKDTTVTGMKGCAVDAIKHDVKKGKLAATIRCSVVLRGDYKMSGRMLVLPISGEGKHVIKIRDIIIKAYADFVTAPGADGKPHWHITDWHHTFTVKTNTHFKFENLFNGNKLLAEPVAQFANSNWRSVMQELGPPVVHAIVSRTVDSVEALFKAVPADELALA from the exons atgttgcGTTATCTTTGCTTTTTGGCGGCAGTTTTGGGCGCGAAGTCTGCTTCCG CCCCGTTCATCCAGCAGTGCAAGACGGACGACAACGCCTGCTTGCTCGCCTCGGCGAATGCTGCTGTGCCGTTCATCGCCCCTGGTATCCCGGAGCTGCAGATCGGTTCTCTGGACCCGCTACTGCTGCCGCTGGTGGAGGGAGACCAGAACGGACTCAAGCTCACGTTCAAGGACACCACGGTGACCGGCATGAAGGGGTGCGCGGTGGACGCTATCAA ACACGACGTGAAGAAGGGCAAGCTGGCGGCCACCATCCGCTGCAGCGTGGTGCTGCGCGGCGACTACAAGATGTCGGGCCGCATGCTGGTGCTGCCGATATCGGGAGAGGGCAAGCACGTCATCAAGATAC GAGACATCATCATCAAGGCGTACGCTGACTTCGTGACGGCACCCGGGGCTGACGGCAAGCCGCACTGGCACATCACCGACTGGCACCACACCTTCACCGTTAAGACCAACACGCACTTCAAGTTTGAGAACCTCTTCAATGGAAACAAACTGCTTG CGGAGCCAGTAGCTCAGTTCGCGAACTCCAACTGGCGCTCCGTGATGCAGGAGCTGGGGCCGCCCGTGGTGCACGCCATCGTCTCCCGCACCGTGGACTCCGTGGAGGCGCTGTTCAAGGCGGTGCCGGCCGACGAACTCGCTCTAGCTTGA
- the LOC119692545 gene encoding uncharacterized protein LOC119692545, with product MLCPEVWNLPPPKTVTHLDQNVDLDTAMKTVNMNDFYESLVITCPDELHTPSLLEELITDDCVYYRLSDCPVTAFLDITFVENFVKNGKLYCLSVNRDCLSQNCVAITGGLLKLHVIYNVFQTLGLEGTKQAHDFYEVKIDLTNSKILNKAKLALSKLKTFDFIITWEPHSEDVCPSSIAKYFFDKNHIITAESAQLKRVSPSITEIPSLKGADPEELSEWLGMLACGGNLTPTYDYVSTYSQPKSENPMPSTRISLLIANGFFTPSLIQKLSSQMSEYANSRELDNFWASLSVQSFTDCPWRWNYSSKSVFQSHDSSTSIFFSKEGNTVYSIGQIKIS from the coding sequence atgctCTGCCCTGAAGTTTGGAACCTTCCGCCGCCGAAAACAGTGACACATCTAGACCAAAATGTCGACTTGGACACTGCGATGAAAACTGTAAACATGAACGATTTCTACGAGAGTTTGGTGATCACCTGCCCCGACGAGCTCCACACACCGAGCTTACTTGAAGAACTCATCACTGACGACTGTGTTTATTACAGGTTAAGTGATTGTCCTGTGACCGCCTTCCTTGATATCACTTTCGTAGAAAACTTCGTAAAGAACGGAAAACTATACTGTTTGTCGGTCAACCGAGACTGTTTGTCACAGAACTGTGTCGCTATCACAGGCGGGTTATTAAAGCTTCATGTGATATACAATGTTTTCCAAACTTTAGGCTTAGAAGGGACAAAACAAGCACATGATTTTTATGAAGTAAAAATTGACCTGACCAACAGCAAAATCCTAAATAAGGCGAAACTGGCACTAAGTAAACTCAAGACATTTGATTTCATCATAACCTGGGAGCCTCATAGTGAAGATGTTTGTCCGTCATCCATTGCCAAATACTTTTTTGACAAAAACCACATCATTACTGCTGAATCAGCTCAACTGAAAAGAGTCTCACCATCTATAACTGAAATTCCCTCACTGAAAGGCGCAGACCCTGAAGAGTTATCAGAATGGCTTGGAATGCTAGCTTGCGGAGGGAACCTCACTCCAACCTATGACTATGTGAGCACATACAGCCAGCCGAAGAGTGAAAATCCAATGCCTTCAACTAGGATATCACTTTTAATTGCCAATGGTTTTTTCACACCTTCATTAATCCAGAAGCTCAGCAGCCAGATGTCGGAATATGCAAATAGTCGAGAACTAGACAACTTCTGGGCCTCACTGAGTGTTCAGAGCTTTACGGATTGTCCCTGGAGATGGAACTACAGCAGTAAAAGCGTATTTCAATCTCATGATTCCTCTACTAGTATATTCTTTAGTAAAGAAGGAAATACTGTGTACTCTATAGGGCAAATAAAGATTTCATAA